The following nucleotide sequence is from Pseudonocardia abyssalis.
CCGACCCCGCCCTGCGCGCCCGGATCGGCCGTGTCCGCGTGCCGGTCGAGGAGCTGGCGAGCCGCGGGATCCTGGTCGACCGCGACGAGGACGGCTACCTGCTGCAGATCTTCACCAAGCCCCTCGGCGACCGCCCGACCGTGTTCTTCGAGATCATCGAGCGGCACGGGTCCCTGGGCTTCGGCGCGGGCAACTTCCAGGCCCTGTTCGAGGCCATCGAGCGCGAGCAGGAGCGGCGCGGCAACTTCTGAGACACCCGACGCGGCGGGGCACCGCTAGATTCCGGACATGGACGACGTGCTCCCCATCCTGGAGAAGGTGCCCTTCCTCGTCGACGCCCAGATCTGGGAGGTCGCCTCGCGGTGCCGCATCTACCGCTCGCGGGCCGACGAGGAGGACCAGACGGTCGAGCTCGAACTCAGTCGCGACACCGCCGGGCGGTGGATGGTGGTGGCGCGCGACGAGGAGCGTGACCTGACCGCGCAGGGCGTGCCCATGCCCGGCCTCAACGGCGCGATCAACATGGTGCCCTGGTACCTGCTGGACGACCCGCCGGCCTGACCGGCTGCCGACCGCCGGAGCACCGTCCGACGCATCCCAGGCCACTCCCGACCGCCCCCGGGAACGACGGAAGCCCGCCACCCCCGAGAGGGTGACGGGCTTCCGCGAAGAAGGGTGGGTCAGACGACGCGAACGCCGGTGGCCTGCGGGCCCTTGGCGCCCTGGCCGACCTCGAACTCCACGCGCTGCCCCTCGTCGAGCGAACGGAAGCCGCCCGCGTCGATCTCGGAGTAGTGCACGAAGACGTCAGCGCCGCCCCCGTCGACGGAGATGAAGCCGAAGCCCTTCTCCCCGTTGAACCACTTCACAGTTCCCTGCGCCATGCGATGAGCTCCTAGCAGATGGTGGTGGGGGTCGCACTGCGCGACCACCCGACCGACCGTCCCTGACGGCGACCCCCCGGACCTCTGTGGACCGGGCTGACTCCGACAACTTGTTCCTGCGGGCGTGCATCACACGAACACCGAAACCGACGGACGAACACCACGAACCCTACACGGGTCGATCAGGCCCCGGATTCGGGCTGCTCATCGTCGGTCCTCCCAGGTTTCGGACATCGGGGACGACATACGTTTAGCACTGGCAATGATCCACTTCCGGGCGTAGCTTCCGGGTCACCGAGAAGAGTGAACCGACCTGGAACTGGAGCTCGACGTCGTGCCCACCCGCCGCTCGTTCCTGACCGCCGTACCCGCCCTCCTCCTCGCCCCCGGGGTCGTCGGCTGCGCCGCCACCCCGTCACCGCCCCTCACGAACCCTCCGCAGACGGGCGCGGCGTCCACGAGCCCCGCACCCCCGATGGGCCCGCAGCAGAGCCCGATCGCGCTGAGCACGACCGACGCCGTCGCCGCACCCGAGCTGCCGGAGCTCGTCGTCGACTACCCGCGGTCGGTCGACCTGTCCGTCCGCTACGTCAGTCGCGACCCCGACGACCCGACCGGCTGCACCACCCGCGGCCGCGAGGAGACGATCGAGGCCGAGGTCCCGGCGGGCGCGGCGGGCATCTCGCTGGACGGCGTCCGCTACGAGCTCGAGCAGTTCCACTTCCACACCGGGTCCGAGCACACGCTCGACGGGCGCCGCTTCCCGGTCGAGCAGCACTTCGTGCACAAGGGCCCGAACGACGAGACGCTCGTGATCGGCCGGTTCCTCGACGGCGGCGGGCCCGGGACCACGGCTGCCGACCGCGTCCTCGACGACCTGCCCGAGGAGTGCGGTGAGGAGGTCGCGATCCTCGGGGCCGACCTGGCCGGCGACCTGCCCGCCGACCTCTCGACCCTGCGCTACCCCGGATCGCTCACCACGAAGCCCAACACCGAGGGCGTGTCGTGGCTCGTGTTCCGCACCCCCGGCGCGCTGGCCGACGAGACCATCGCCGACGTCCGCGAACTGTTCCCCGACGGTGACGCCCGGGACCTGCAGCCCCTCGACGGCCGGGTGGTCCGACTGCGCGAGCAGTGACCGCGCCCCGTGCGACGAATGGGCCAGCCAGGCGCCGTTCGTCGCACGCTGCGTGACGGTCGCCGTAGCGGAGTGCGTCCGAGCGAGCGGAACGCGCGGAGGTTGCCTAGTTTCGGTCCCGGGTCAGTGACGGCACGGTCACGAACTGGACACGGGACTCCCCACCCGACCGGCTCCCCCGAACCGGACGTCCAGCCGCACCGTCGGCCCGGAAGGTTCACACGTGGCTCGGCATCGCTCCCCCCGAGGTCGCCGCGCGCACGAGGGCTCTCCGTCCCCGGCACTGCGCCGGGCGACCGGATCGCCCTCGACGCGCCGGGCGGTCCCCGTCTCCGCCCCGTCGGCACCGGCGTTCCCCGGACCGCTGGGCTCCACCCCGGTGCGCCGCGGTGCCGCGGTCGTCGCCGTCGCCGGTGGCGCGCTGTCCCTGATGGGAGCCGCCGCACCCGCCGCGACCCCGGAGATCGCCGACGTCGCGGCCCGCTCCGAGCTCCCGGCCCAGGGCGACGTACCCGAGGTGCTGATGCTCCCGGCGGTGGTGCCGGTCGTGCCGGACACCGACGTGCTCGACGACCCCACGCCGCTCGTCAAGGCCGTGCAGATGGCCGAGGAGCAGATCGCGCGGGCCGAGGAGGAGCGCGTCGCCGCCGAGGCCCGCGCCGCGGAGGAGGCCGAGCGGGCCGCCGCCGAGGCCGCGGAGGCCGAGCGCCGGTCCTCCGTCGGCGACTGCGGGATGGACACCGGTCAGCTGGGCGCCGTGAAGGACTTCGTGCGCGATGCCGCCGAGTTCCTCGGCTGCATCTTCGACGTGTCGGCCATGCACGGCGTGGCGGGCCGCGCCGGCACCTCGGACCACCCGTCGGGCAAGGCCATCGACTTCATGGTCGACAGCTCCACCGGCGACTCGCTCGCCGCCTGCGCCCTGCGCAACATGGACTCCCTGGGCATCAGCTACGTCATCTGGGAGCAGCGGATCAACCACGGCAGCGGCTGGGAGCCCATGGAGGACCGGGGCGGTGCCACGGCCAACCACATGGACCACGTGCACGTCTCGTTCGACTCCGGCGGCGGCGGCAGCCTCGCCGGGTGTTGATCGCCGCTCGTCGCGCCGAGCGACACGCCCGACCCACCCGGAGTGACGGTTGACTCCGATCCGTGACCAGTTCGCTACCATCGGCGACGGAACAGCCCGTACGGCACCGGGGTCCCCACCCCGGCCGGTCCCCGAACCGGACGCCGGACGGCCCGACGAAGAGGTAGACGTGTCCCGGCATCGCTCCCCCGCCGGCCGGCGCACGCACCAGCGGCCCGCTCCCCAGGCGGTCGCGGTCCCCGGTGCGTCGCCGCGTCGCGCCGACGCGCCGCCTGCCCCGTACGAGGGCGGCGGTGGGGTCGCCCTGCTCGAACGGCCCGACGACCGGACCCCGCCCCGCGTGTTCGCCGCCCCGCCCCGCGAGTTCGCCGCCCCGCCCCGCGAGTTCGCCGCCCCGCCCCGCGAGTTCCCCGCCCCGCCCCGCGAGTTCCCCGCCCTCGCCCCCCGCGTCGGCCCGCGGCACTCCGCGCCGGCCGTCCGCAACGGGCTGGTGGCCGCGGCCGCGGCCGCCGGGCTGCTGTCCGTCGCCGCGCCGCTCGTCCCGGTGCTCCCGGCCGCCCCCGACGACACCGCGTCCCTCGCACTGGCCGCCGAGTCGGCCGCCGGGACCGCCGCCGCCCCCACCCCCGCGGCCGCGTTCGCCGCGACCCCGGCCGCTCCCGTCGAGGGGCAGCTCGTCGACGGGCGGCTGCTCGCCGCGAGCATCCTGCCGGTGCTGGGCCAGGACGACTCCCTGCCCCCCGTCGCCGACGCGGAGTCGCTGCTCAAGGCCGCCGGGCTCGC
It contains:
- a CDS encoding cold-shock protein; this translates as MAQGTVKWFNGEKGFGFISVDGGGADVFVHYSEIDAGGFRSLDEGQRVEFEVGQGAKGPQATGVRVV
- a CDS encoding carbonic anhydrase family protein; this encodes MPTRRSFLTAVPALLLAPGVVGCAATPSPPLTNPPQTGAASTSPAPPMGPQQSPIALSTTDAVAAPELPELVVDYPRSVDLSVRYVSRDPDDPTGCTTRGREETIEAEVPAGAAGISLDGVRYELEQFHFHTGSEHTLDGRRFPVEQHFVHKGPNDETLVIGRFLDGGGPGTTAADRVLDDLPEECGEEVAILGADLAGDLPADLSTLRYPGSLTTKPNTEGVSWLVFRTPGALADETIADVRELFPDGDARDLQPLDGRVVRLREQ